One part of the Dyadobacter sp. 676 genome encodes these proteins:
- a CDS encoding (2Fe-2S)-binding protein produces the protein MAVYNLSLNGKKVKVDVEPDMPLLWVIRDFADLKGTKFGCGMALCGACTIHLNGQPTRACQTPVSSIGKNDKITTIEGIGEGKMSIIQKAWIEEQVPQCGYCQSGQIMSAAALLKSNPSPTDADIDAAMSGNLCRCGTYDRIRKAIHRASAEMKVAEKGIGQR, from the coding sequence ATGGCTGTATACAATCTATCATTGAATGGTAAAAAGGTGAAAGTCGATGTGGAACCCGATATGCCATTGCTTTGGGTGATACGCGACTTTGCCGATTTGAAAGGGACCAAATTCGGGTGCGGTATGGCGCTTTGCGGTGCCTGCACGATCCACCTGAACGGCCAACCGACGCGGGCTTGCCAGACGCCGGTTTCGAGCATCGGGAAAAACGATAAGATTACGACGATCGAAGGCATCGGCGAGGGCAAAATGAGCATTATCCAGAAGGCCTGGATCGAGGAGCAAGTACCGCAATGCGGTTACTGCCAATCGGGACAGATTATGTCGGCGGCCGCATTGCTGAAATCGAACCCGTCACCGACGGACGCGGATATCGACGCGGCCATGAGCGGCAACCTGTGCCGTTGCGGTACTTACGACAGGATCCGCAAGGCGATCCACCGCGCTTCGGCAGAAATGAAAGTGGCCGAAAAAGGGATCGGTCAGCGCTAA
- a CDS encoding DinB family protein — protein sequence MDTQDETTALKEARALFIKMVVSNWELQNQRLNGWLAKLPEERLSEPVAEGKNRAVYLLGHLIAVNDGMISLLGLGERLYPELDELFVKNPDRTFAEIPSVTDLKAKWANLNAALTRYFAELDPEEWFSKHNAVSDEDFAREPHRNKLNILINRTNHEAYHLGQLIFLKA from the coding sequence ATGGACACGCAGGACGAAACCACAGCCCTGAAAGAGGCAAGAGCATTGTTTATCAAAATGGTAGTCTCCAACTGGGAGCTGCAAAACCAACGTCTGAACGGCTGGCTGGCCAAATTGCCGGAGGAACGTTTATCGGAGCCCGTCGCCGAAGGCAAAAACCGGGCGGTTTACCTGCTGGGGCATTTAATCGCGGTCAACGACGGTATGATCTCGCTGCTCGGCCTGGGCGAACGCCTTTACCCGGAGCTCGACGAGCTTTTTGTGAAAAATCCCGACCGTACGTTTGCTGAAATTCCATCGGTAACCGATCTGAAAGCCAAATGGGCAAATCTGAATGCGGCACTGACCCGCTACTTCGCCGAACTCGACCCGGAGGAGTGGTTCAGCAAACACAATGCGGTATCCGATGAGGATTTCGCGCGCGAACCGCACCGCAATAAGCTTAATATATTGATTAACAGGACTAACCACGAGGCCTATCACCTGGGGCAACTTATTTTTTTAAAAGCCTGA
- a CDS encoding WG repeat-containing protein → MFGTLKRYLLLIVAGNLVSAAIAQQNEPAHADTNGRASITAILDTTDGTQYRHYYKLANGRVVGEDSVYAFDAIDDCESDGKIRFRDRITDKAGFFDNNGKIVIPAVYDDVSRFQNGMAMVIKDARRVGWDGEDCEKGDCEHWLWKGGSMMLINAQNEVLVDSFEINGQINWYSARIQNTPGDTSLYYSVRGVNGKWYVFMDYQKEFDKWFREEYLAALPDLAKLREFAHDSLVSSLPEYEGWKRMSGDEFIQKCGSRLAARLQPVRDHRISVFTGLTIFGLNPYIHTGGSFEPFFDGCIPGDAGRYPAFDVTSNFTDKDGRLDYQENYSFLRTDKGYKLIGVSWRNP, encoded by the coding sequence ATGTTTGGAACACTAAAAAGATACTTGCTGCTGATAGTAGCGGGAAATCTGGTTTCCGCAGCCATTGCGCAGCAAAATGAGCCGGCGCATGCTGATACAAACGGCAGGGCAAGCATTACCGCAATATTAGATACGACCGATGGCACCCAATACCGTCATTACTACAAACTGGCTAATGGTCGGGTGGTTGGGGAAGACAGCGTTTACGCATTCGACGCAATCGACGATTGTGAAAGCGATGGAAAAATTCGTTTTAGAGATCGCATTACCGATAAGGCCGGTTTTTTCGATAACAATGGAAAGATAGTAATACCGGCTGTTTATGATGATGTTAGCAGGTTTCAAAATGGCATGGCCATGGTGATCAAGGATGCCAGACGGGTAGGGTGGGATGGCGAAGATTGCGAGAAGGGTGACTGTGAGCATTGGTTGTGGAAAGGCGGTAGTATGATGCTGATCAATGCACAGAACGAAGTGCTGGTCGACAGTTTTGAAATAAATGGGCAGATTAATTGGTATTCGGCCCGAATTCAAAACACGCCCGGAGACACAAGCTTGTATTACTCGGTCAGGGGCGTCAACGGCAAATGGTATGTATTTATGGATTATCAGAAGGAATTCGACAAGTGGTTCCGCGAAGAGTACCTGGCTGCGCTGCCGGACCTTGCTAAGCTGCGGGAATTCGCACACGATTCGTTGGTTAGTTCACTGCCTGAATATGAGGGCTGGAAGCGGATGTCGGGTGATGAATTCATACAAAAGTGCGGTAGCCGGTTGGCGGCCCGATTGCAGCCGGTCCGCGACCACAGGATCAGTGTCTTTACCGGACTGACTATATTTGGCCTGAACCCTTATATTCACACCGGAGGATCGTTCGAACCGTTTTTTGACGGATGCATTCCGGGTGACGCCGGGCGTTATCCTGCATTCGATGTTACATCCAACTTCACCGATAAAGACGGCCGCCTTGATTATCAGGAGAATTACTCGTTTTTAAGGACAGATAAGGGCTATAAATTGATAGGTGTGTCCTGGCGTAATCCCTAG
- a CDS encoding DUF3052 domain-containing protein, with translation MAAQAGYSNTSLVKKLGIKPGFKVRFVDPPGHYFDLLEGLPADIVVVEEPTPGVDFIHYFTGQASSLEKDLAALKTEIVPNGIIWISWPKKASKVPTDVTEDVIRNLALPIGLVDVKVCAVDAVWSGLKLVIRVKDR, from the coding sequence ATGGCAGCTCAGGCAGGTTATTCCAATACAAGTCTTGTCAAAAAGCTGGGTATCAAACCCGGCTTTAAAGTCAGGTTCGTGGATCCGCCCGGGCACTATTTCGATTTGCTGGAAGGGCTACCTGCTGATATTGTGGTCGTTGAAGAACCCACGCCAGGGGTAGATTTCATCCATTATTTTACCGGACAGGCGTCCAGCCTGGAAAAGGACTTAGCCGCATTGAAAACCGAGATAGTCCCGAACGGTATTATCTGGATTTCCTGGCCCAAAAAAGCTTCGAAGGTCCCCACCGATGTCACGGAGGACGTCATCCGGAATCTTGCATTGCCGATCGGCCTTGTAGATGTAAAAGTGTGCGCTGTCGATGCGGTTTGGTCGGGTTTGAAATTGGTGATCAGGGTTAAAGACAGGTAA
- a CDS encoding DUF819 family protein gives MITNDAVVLGLLMLILAGIFYTAAQPGWKRFYTIIPPLLLCYFIPGLLNSFGVVNGATSQLYPVVSKYFLPACLVLFTVGMDWKSLARLGPKALTAMLIGTAGIMIGGPVALWIVGSVSPATVAGEGADAVWRGLATIAGSWIGGGANQTALREVFHPSDTLFSQMVAVDVLVAELWMAALIYGAGIASRVDVLLGADSRAVQEVKEHLDSDQKANEQNPMLRDYIFLAAAGFGATGLAHGLAEMITPYLAKNYPALEKYSLTSNFFWVISIATLIGILLSLTPVRKLEYYGASRLGSVFLYVLVATIGMQMDLGAVAGNPGLFAIGLIWIFLHGIILVLACRWLKIPFFFLAVGSQANVGGSASASVVAAAFHPSLAPVGVLLAILGYAIGTYGGYLTALMMQWIST, from the coding sequence ATGATTACCAACGACGCCGTCGTTCTCGGCCTGTTAATGCTGATACTGGCCGGTATTTTCTACACGGCCGCGCAGCCCGGCTGGAAGCGGTTCTATACCATCATTCCCCCGCTCCTGCTTTGCTATTTCATACCGGGACTGCTCAATTCGTTCGGGGTGGTCAATGGCGCCACATCGCAGCTTTACCCGGTCGTTTCCAAGTACTTCCTACCGGCCTGTCTCGTACTTTTCACAGTCGGCATGGACTGGAAATCGCTGGCCCGCCTAGGCCCGAAGGCACTGACGGCCATGCTGATAGGCACCGCGGGCATTATGATCGGCGGCCCGGTTGCATTATGGATTGTCGGCAGCGTCAGCCCGGCCACCGTAGCCGGCGAAGGCGCGGATGCTGTTTGGAGGGGATTAGCTACGATAGCCGGCAGTTGGATCGGCGGCGGGGCCAACCAAACCGCATTACGGGAGGTGTTCCATCCCAGCGACACGCTTTTTTCCCAGATGGTGGCCGTCGACGTGCTGGTCGCCGAACTCTGGATGGCCGCATTGATTTACGGCGCAGGCATTGCCTCGCGGGTAGACGTGCTCTTGGGTGCGGATAGCCGTGCGGTGCAGGAGGTGAAGGAGCATTTGGATTCGGACCAGAAGGCCAACGAGCAAAATCCCATGCTGCGCGACTATATTTTCCTGGCCGCGGCAGGTTTCGGGGCTACCGGCCTGGCGCACGGTTTGGCTGAAATGATCACCCCTTACCTGGCCAAAAACTATCCTGCCCTTGAAAAATACAGTCTTACGTCCAACTTTTTCTGGGTTATCAGCATAGCGACACTGATAGGTATCCTGCTCTCGCTCACGCCCGTGCGCAAGCTGGAATATTACGGTGCGTCGCGGTTAGGCTCGGTGTTCCTTTATGTGCTCGTCGCGACGATCGGCATGCAAATGGACCTGGGCGCGGTAGCCGGTAATCCGGGATTATTTGCCATTGGGTTAATATGGATTTTCCTGCATGGTATCATCCTTGTTTTGGCGTGCAGGTGGCTTAAAATACCGTTCTTCTTCCTGGCTGTGGGCAGTCAGGCGAATGTCGGGGGCTCCGCATCGGCTTCGGTGGTCGCAGCGGCATTTCACCCGTCGCTGGCGCCGGTGGGCGTGCTGCTGGCAATTTTAGGTTATGCAATCGGAACTTATGGCGGGTATTTGACTGCTTTAATGATGCAATGGATCAGTACCTAA
- a CDS encoding molybdopterin-dependent oxidoreductase, translating to MEESNKLDKIVEARMKLKARFEQQMAGTPSVSDTRPLGSGAPNRHGMPKLPIGQTPTVKWPVLDLGFKPEVPLSKWKLIVDGEVESPVTLTWDDFMALPQTEDVSDFHCVTTWSRMDVPWVGVRMADIAALVMPKPAATHILCHGYDQYTTNLSLEEALKEDVLLVHTADGKPLERDHGGPVRMITPQLYAWKGSKWISRIQFLPENRLGFWELRGYSNTAYPWRNDRYS from the coding sequence ATGGAAGAAAGCAATAAACTGGATAAAATCGTCGAAGCGCGGATGAAACTAAAAGCCCGTTTCGAACAGCAAATGGCCGGAACGCCTTCCGTTTCCGACACCCGGCCCCTGGGCAGCGGCGCGCCCAACCGTCACGGGATGCCCAAACTGCCCATCGGCCAGACACCAACCGTCAAATGGCCGGTTCTCGACCTGGGTTTCAAGCCCGAGGTGCCGCTCAGTAAATGGAAGCTGATCGTCGACGGCGAGGTGGAATCGCCGGTTACCCTTACCTGGGACGACTTTATGGCCCTGCCTCAAACTGAAGACGTGAGCGACTTTCACTGCGTGACCACGTGGTCGCGCATGGATGTGCCGTGGGTAGGCGTGCGCATGGCTGATATTGCCGCATTAGTCATGCCCAAACCGGCCGCTACCCACATACTTTGCCACGGTTACGACCAATATACCACCAACCTTTCGCTCGAAGAAGCGTTGAAAGAAGATGTATTGCTGGTCCATACCGCCGACGGCAAGCCGCTCGAACGCGATCACGGAGGCCCGGTGCGTATGATCACGCCGCAACTTTACGCCTGGAAAGGAAGCAAATGGATCAGCCGCATTCAGTTTTTGCCTGAAAACCGGCTTGGCTTCTGGGAATTGCGTGGATATTCCAATACGGCTTATCCATGGCGAAACGACCGGTACAGCTAA
- a CDS encoding MBL fold metallo-hydrolase: MRITFLGTGTSQGIPVIACDCVVCRSNDPHDKRLRTSVWIQAHGKSFVIDTGPDFRQQMLRANVRNLDAAVFTHQHKDHTAGLDDIRAFNHRQQMDIPLYGRLEVLNQIKIEFAYAFSETRYPGVPHFELHPIENEPFEVDGVKVTPIEVMHHKLPVYGYRIGDFTYITDANFISEEEQEKIKGSRVLVLDTLQKEPHLSHFTLSQALDLIDKLNVPEAYLTHISHKLGLHAVIESELPPHVHLAYDGLVLDL, encoded by the coding sequence ATGAGGATTACATTTCTTGGGACCGGCACATCGCAGGGAATACCGGTTATTGCCTGCGACTGTGTCGTTTGCCGTTCCAACGACCCGCATGACAAGCGTTTACGCACTTCCGTGTGGATTCAGGCCCACGGAAAATCGTTTGTAATCGACACCGGCCCCGATTTCCGCCAGCAAATGCTCCGGGCCAATGTGCGCAACCTCGACGCCGCCGTTTTTACCCACCAGCATAAAGACCACACCGCCGGCCTGGACGATATTCGGGCATTCAATCATCGCCAGCAAATGGATATTCCCCTTTACGGCCGCCTGGAAGTGCTCAACCAGATCAAGATCGAGTTCGCCTACGCATTTTCAGAAACCCGCTACCCCGGTGTTCCGCATTTTGAATTGCATCCTATTGAGAACGAGCCTTTTGAAGTGGATGGTGTGAAAGTGACGCCCATTGAGGTGATGCACCATAAGCTGCCGGTTTATGGCTACCGCATTGGGGATTTTACCTACATTACCGACGCCAATTTCATTTCCGAAGAAGAGCAGGAAAAAATTAAAGGCTCGCGGGTGCTGGTACTCGATACTTTGCAGAAAGAGCCGCATCTTTCACATTTCACACTGTCGCAAGCGCTCGATCTGATCGACAAACTGAATGTACCCGAAGCGTATTTAACGCATATCAGCCACAAACTGGGCTTACACGCTGTGATAGAAAGCGAATTGCCGCCGCACGTGCATCTGGCGTACGACGGACTGGTTCTGGACCTTTAA
- a CDS encoding response regulator, producing MSYTKRVLIAEDSSVIQNLARKILEFQHYEITSVKNGEQVLQLLEKEDFDIILLDINMPVMDGMECARSIRKLPDEKKAKTPIVAITGNAKNYSDEDFKEAGFDDALMKPLNFDRLVEVVAHLTE from the coding sequence ATGTCATACACAAAACGAGTACTCATTGCCGAAGACAGTTCAGTTATTCAAAACCTGGCGAGGAAGATTCTGGAATTTCAGCATTATGAAATCACTTCCGTGAAAAACGGCGAGCAAGTGCTGCAATTGCTTGAAAAAGAGGATTTTGATATTATCCTTTTAGATATCAATATGCCTGTGATGGATGGAATGGAATGTGCAAGGAGCATCCGCAAGTTGCCCGACGAGAAAAAAGCCAAAACGCCGATCGTGGCGATCACGGGCAATGCCAAAAATTATTCAGACGAAGATTTCAAAGAAGCAGGATTTGACGATGCGCTGATGAAGCCGCTGAATTTCGACCGCCTGGTTGAAGTGGTGGCGCATCTGACCGAATAG
- a CDS encoding DUF1684 domain-containing protein codes for MFKNKVIRYSTVAMFIAILAYFIIENMGGTSSADDAIAANPAAYKAKILEERAAKDEQFKSGEDSPIKDKESFHGLHYFEPNLAFRVKASISPYMQDDKEVTVKYTDGTTEKYEKYGYANFSIEGQAQKLLLLKNEGTISVLFRDATSGKETYGGGRYLDYPVDQIKNNTIVLDFNKAYNPYCAYQESYACPVPPAENTLTVAIHAGEVTEEATHE; via the coding sequence ATGTTCAAAAATAAAGTGATCCGTTACAGCACGGTCGCCATGTTCATCGCGATCCTTGCTTACTTCATTATCGAAAACATGGGTGGCACAAGCAGCGCCGACGACGCCATTGCCGCCAACCCTGCGGCTTACAAAGCCAAAATACTCGAAGAGCGCGCCGCCAAAGACGAACAGTTCAAGTCCGGCGAAGACTCCCCGATCAAGGACAAGGAAAGCTTTCACGGGCTGCATTACTTTGAACCCAACCTTGCGTTTCGCGTGAAAGCCAGCATTTCCCCTTACATGCAAGACGATAAGGAAGTAACGGTCAAATATACCGACGGCACTACCGAGAAATATGAAAAATATGGGTATGCCAATTTTTCCATCGAAGGCCAGGCCCAAAAACTGCTCCTTTTGAAAAACGAGGGCACGATTTCCGTACTTTTCCGCGATGCGACCAGCGGCAAGGAAACCTACGGCGGCGGCCGCTACCTGGATTATCCGGTGGACCAGATCAAGAATAACACCATCGTGCTGGATTTCAACAAGGCCTATAACCCCTATTGCGCCTACCAGGAAAGCTACGCCTGTCCGGTACCTCCCGCCGAAAACACTTTGACCGTGGCCATTCATGCCGGCGAGGTAACCGAAGAGGCTACACATGAATAG